A region of Diadema setosum chromosome 15, eeDiaSeto1, whole genome shotgun sequence DNA encodes the following proteins:
- the LOC140238817 gene encoding uncharacterized protein, whose product MMSATLVQQNSTLTDVLTPGSPSVSIISPVMAVSVCRPALAEGLPSHRGGSGSQRSRASSARSLPSHIHFKGHNNEAEQTSLSLSSSVLQPYPPINCLPSGKDILTLPKIASSSKIYSSESLGGTTTIDAADASHAGGSALLDTPNPPSIFPNFRALQRLAASAKLRISSLKSKEAKAVTAMLIQEKNTGMSSEDASPGDQSHGCILQDSAAQSKLHDLSRSSQQEDSVQYTLSDINSTAQNDNDSPSISGTKVTRFKRSRSRRRGRKTPARKKKSSPSPVHDEDDVLGNFNMVSTVTLNNRWENKKFQTFSTKYNKKFTSKAKVKNHAKNSNKSGKGMAPVEVAEMTNVIDSKTTPSNEQQKSANNGFVVGGAPTTRMVLEQAASIYSSKNHVSMRLSNPKNSGADNLIKKVFLSEKQSGTLRDCGRLVPCAPPTSPTQEQLEQYEYVPSLTDLRSQRSLKEKLTVMDSEEKKKRQKQREERARQEKQMMRSNICALRQRQRLEIYALNKVMTQLEHSQFEKFCESMKKDKK is encoded by the exons ATGATGTCAGCAACACTCGTCCAGCAGAACTCTACCCTCACAGATGTTTTGACCCCTGGTTCCCCATCGGTCAGCATCATTTCCCCGGTCATGGCCGTGTCCGTCTGCCGTCCAGCCCTGGCAGAAGGACTCCCTTCTCATCGAGGGGGCAGTGGCTCTCAGCGATCCAGAGCGTCTTCGGCCAGATCCCTCCCGAGCCACATCCACTTCAAGGGGCACAACAACGAGGCCGAACAGACGTCGCTCAGTCTTTCATCTTCCGTCCTGCAACCGTATCCGCCCATTAACTGCCTCCCCAGCGGGAAGGATATCCTGACGCTTCCCAAGATTGCAAGTTCGTCCAAGATATACAGCTCAGAGTCCCTGGGTGGCACCACTACCATCGATGCAGCTGATGCCAGTCACGCGGGAGGCTCCGCCCTTCTAGACACACCCAACCCTCCAAGCATCTTCCCAAACTTCCGCGCCCTCCAGCGCCTGGCTGCAAGTGCGAAGCTGAGAATCAGCAGCCTCAAGTCCAAGGAGGCAAAGGCAGTCACTGCGATGCTGATCCAAGAGAAAAACACTGGTATGAGTAGCGAGGATGCATCCCCCGGTGATCAGTCACATGGATGCATTCTTCAGGACAGTGCAGCCCAGAGCAAATTGCATGATTTATCACGGTCTTCACAACAGGAAGATTCCGTCCAGTACACATTGAGCGATATCAATTCTACAGCTCAGAATGACAATGATAGTCCAA GCATCTCGGGAACTAAAGTCACACGCTTTAAGAGGAGTAGATCTCGAAGGAGAGGTAGGAAAACCCccgcaagaaagaagaaatcctCGCCTTCTCCAGTACACGACGAAGACGATGTGTTGGGAAACTTCAACATGGTTTCGACTGTCACCCTGAACAATCGTTGGGAGAACAAGAAATTTCAGACATTTAGTACAAAGTACAACAAGAAATTCACCAGCAAGGCCAAGGTGAAGAATCATGCGAAGAATTCCAATAAGAGTGGCAAAGGAATGGCTCCAGTTGAAGTGGCCGAGATGACAAATGTGATAGACTCCAAAACCACCCCTTCTAATGAGCAGCAAAAATCGGCTAACAATGGATTTGTTGTCGGAGGAGCTCCAACCACCAGGATGGTCTTGGAACAAGCAGCTTCCATCTACAGCTCTAAAAACCATGTGAGCATGCGGTTGAGCAACCCCAAGAATTCCGGTGCAGACAATCTCATCAAGAAGGTGTTCCTCTCGGAAAAGCAGTCGGGGACGCTGAGGGATTGTGGGAGGCTTGTTCCCTGTGCCCCGCCCACCTCCCCCACCCAGGAGCAGTTGGAGCAGTATGAGTATGTGCCGTCACTTACTGATTTAAGG AGTCAGCGATCCCTCAAGGAGAAGCTGACGGTGATGGACtcggaggagaagaagaagcgTCAGAAGCAGCGGGAGGAGCGAGCGAGGCAGGAGAAGCAGATGATGCGCTCCAACATCTGCGCCCTGAGGCAGCGGCAGCGGCTGGAGATCTACGCCCTCAACAAGGTCATGACCCAGCTGGAGCACAGCCAGTTTGAGAAGTTCTGCGAGAGCATGAAGAAGGACAAGAAGTGA